A genomic window from Aquipuribacter nitratireducens includes:
- a CDS encoding helix-turn-helix domain-containing protein, with protein MVLLREEIGDVLRGARQRQGRTLRDVSSSARVSLGYLSEVERGQKEASSELLLSICEALDVPMSSVLRSVSDRVAVSESLAARLEAGAGVPATQGARTARTGEPAVDAIRKTVIPAPVASDDESLAPVA; from the coding sequence ATGGTCCTGCTCCGCGAGGAGATCGGCGACGTCCTGCGCGGTGCCCGGCAGCGCCAGGGCCGCACGCTGCGCGACGTGTCCTCGAGCGCCCGGGTCTCGCTCGGCTACCTCAGCGAGGTCGAGCGCGGGCAGAAGGAGGCCTCGTCCGAGCTCCTGCTCAGCATCTGCGAGGCCCTCGACGTCCCCATGTCGAGCGTCCTGCGGTCGGTGAGCGACCGCGTGGCGGTCTCGGAGTCCCTGGCCGCCCGGCTCGAGGCCGGCGCCGGTGTCCCGGCGACGCAGGGCGCGCGCACGGCGCGCACGGGCGAGCCCGCGGTCGACGCCATCCGCAAGACGGTCATCCCCGCACCGGTCGCGAGCGACGACGAGTCCCTCGCGCCCGTCGCCTGA
- a CDS encoding DNA-formamidopyrimidine glycosylase family protein produces MPEGDTVWLAARRLHEALAGRVLLASDFRVPQLATTDLAGSTVTGVEARGKHLLTRFAGGPGGEVTLHTHFRMDGSWHLYPDGRRWGGGPDWQVRVVLRVEGTAAVGYRLPVVELLPTDREHDVVGHLGPDVLGPGWDPTAATVNLLAAPEREVGDALLDQRVLAGVGNLYRAETCFVAGVTPFTPVGDLPHHGSSAAQVVAVAARLLHANRGRWQQSTTGDLRRGRDHWVFEQRRCLRCGTPVLTAATGDAGRERVAYWCPRCQRGPAPDPVPLSVLLPPTRGRTRYRP; encoded by the coding sequence ATGCCCGAGGGCGACACCGTCTGGCTCGCCGCCCGGCGCCTCCACGAGGCGCTGGCCGGTCGTGTGCTCCTCGCCTCGGACTTCCGGGTGCCGCAGCTCGCGACCACGGACCTCGCCGGCAGCACCGTCACCGGGGTCGAGGCGCGTGGCAAGCACCTGCTCACCCGCTTCGCCGGGGGCCCCGGCGGCGAGGTCACCCTCCACACGCACTTCCGCATGGACGGGTCCTGGCACCTGTACCCCGACGGGCGCCGGTGGGGCGGCGGCCCGGACTGGCAGGTGCGTGTCGTGCTCCGGGTCGAGGGGACGGCGGCCGTCGGGTACCGCCTGCCGGTCGTCGAGCTCCTCCCCACCGACCGCGAGCACGACGTCGTCGGGCACCTGGGACCGGACGTCCTCGGGCCGGGGTGGGACCCGACCGCCGCGACCGTGAACCTCCTCGCCGCTCCCGAGCGGGAGGTCGGCGACGCCCTGCTCGACCAGCGGGTCCTCGCGGGCGTCGGCAACCTCTACCGCGCCGAGACGTGCTTCGTCGCGGGCGTCACCCCGTTCACCCCGGTCGGGGACCTGCCGCACCACGGCAGCTCCGCCGCGCAGGTCGTCGCGGTGGCGGCGCGGTTGCTGCACGCCAACCGCGGCCGGTGGCAGCAGAGCACCACCGGGGACCTGCGTCGCGGACGCGACCACTGGGTGTTCGAGCAGCGGCGCTGCCTGCGCTGCGGGACGCCCGTCCTCACCGCCGCGACGGGTGACGCCGGGCGCGAGCGGGTCGCGTACTGGTGCCCGCGGTGCCAGCGTGGGCCGGCGCCGGATCCGGTGCCCCTGTCGGTGCTGCTGCCCCCGACGCGCGGCCGCACCCGCTACCGGCCGTGA
- a CDS encoding CHAD domain-containing protein gives MAVGSHTEVETKLAVTDEAGASVAALLDDDAGLLALPGVAGVDRPGTVELVATYHDTTDLRLARSRATLRRRTGGADEGWHLKLPGREDSRTEVHEPLGDDAAGVPDRLVDLTRSRHRGAGIGPVAVLRTRRTEIHLLDHDARVLAEIADDEVTAEVADVLVAPGHPAVVVWHEVEVELVSGGRDLLAAAVSLLRDAGAEPAASPSKLARALGAAGARPAVGATGDDDARRSPRTALDVALVAVGEHVRSLVEEDPHVRLDSPDSVHKARVATRRLRSTLATFRPQLDRDVTEPVRDRLKDLGSALGGARDAEVLSARLQGRLAGLPPELVPGPVAARLQADLDGGYEREREVAVAALDAPEHADLLDRLEALVLDPPRGRRADDPARKGTRRRARKAVRRLEDRLGRVPAEVGPERDAALHEVRKAAKRVRYAGEALTGVHGKKAARLASRAEDLQDLLGEHQDAVVATDRLRDMALRAHADGENTFGYGLLAGLEHARTAGLDPDDPALVRALRRLRKAARRWPG, from the coding sequence ATGGCGGTCGGCAGCCACACCGAGGTGGAGACGAAGCTCGCGGTGACGGACGAGGCGGGCGCGTCCGTCGCGGCGCTGCTCGACGACGACGCGGGGCTGCTCGCACTGCCCGGGGTGGCCGGAGTCGACCGCCCCGGCACCGTCGAGCTCGTCGCGACGTACCACGACACCACGGACCTGCGGCTGGCCCGGTCACGGGCCACCCTGCGGCGACGTACCGGCGGGGCGGACGAGGGCTGGCACCTCAAGCTGCCGGGCCGCGAGGACAGCCGCACCGAGGTGCACGAGCCCCTGGGGGACGACGCCGCTGGGGTGCCGGACCGGCTCGTCGACCTCACCCGGTCCCGGCACCGCGGGGCCGGGATCGGTCCGGTCGCCGTGCTGCGGACCCGGCGGACCGAGATCCACCTCCTCGACCACGACGCCCGCGTGCTCGCGGAGATCGCCGACGACGAGGTGACCGCCGAGGTCGCGGACGTCCTCGTCGCTCCCGGGCACCCGGCCGTCGTGGTCTGGCACGAGGTGGAGGTCGAGCTCGTCTCCGGAGGCCGGGACCTGCTCGCGGCCGCGGTCAGCCTCCTCCGGGACGCGGGCGCGGAGCCGGCGGCGTCGCCGTCGAAGCTGGCGCGGGCCCTCGGCGCCGCGGGCGCGCGCCCCGCCGTCGGTGCCACCGGGGACGACGACGCACGGAGGTCGCCGCGGACGGCGCTCGACGTCGCGCTCGTCGCCGTGGGCGAGCACGTGCGCTCGCTCGTCGAGGAGGACCCCCACGTCCGGCTCGACTCCCCCGACTCCGTCCACAAGGCGCGGGTCGCCACCCGGCGCCTGCGCTCGACGCTCGCGACGTTCCGGCCGCAGCTCGACCGCGACGTCACCGAGCCCGTGCGGGACCGGCTCAAGGACCTGGGCTCCGCCCTCGGCGGCGCCCGCGACGCAGAGGTGCTGTCGGCCCGCCTGCAGGGTCGGCTCGCGGGGCTGCCACCCGAGCTCGTCCCGGGACCGGTGGCCGCGCGCCTGCAGGCCGACCTCGACGGCGGCTACGAGCGGGAGCGCGAGGTCGCCGTGGCCGCGCTCGACGCGCCCGAGCACGCCGACCTGCTCGACCGCCTCGAGGCGCTCGTGCTCGACCCGCCGCGCGGCCGACGGGCCGACGACCCGGCCCGCAAGGGCACGCGGCGCCGGGCGCGGAAGGCGGTGCGGCGGCTCGAGGACCGCCTCGGCCGGGTACCGGCCGAGGTCGGGCCCGAACGGGACGCCGCCCTCCACGAGGTCCGGAAGGCGGCGAAGCGGGTGCGGTACGCGGGCGAGGCGCTCACCGGCGTCCACGGGAAGAAGGCGGCCCGCCTCGCCTCGCGGGCCGAGGACCTGCAGGACCTGCTCGGCGAGCACCAGGACGCCGTCGTCGCCACGGACCGCCTGCGCGACATGGCCCTGCGCGCACACGCCGACGGGGAGAACACCTTCGGCTACGGGCTGCTGGCCGGGCTCGAGCACGCCCGTACCGCCGGCCTGGACCCCGACGACCCGGCGCTCGTGCGGGCCCTGCGCCGGCTGCGGAAGGCCGCCCGGCGCTGGCCGGGCTGA
- the rimO gene encoding 30S ribosomal protein S12 methylthiotransferase RimO gives MERTAERRVAITSLGCARNDVDSEELAGRLLANGWTLVPDPADADVAVVNTCGFVEQAKKDSVDTLLETADLKGSGRTRAVVAVGCLAERYGQELADSLPEADAVLGFDSYADLHRHLQDVLDGQRPASHVPRDRRTLLPLAPAARQASRPAGTTVGTSVAGSTAGAPRSGPPVLRARLDDAPWAPLKIANGCDRRCAFCAIPAFRGSFVSRRPTEVLDEARWLAERGARELFLVSENTTSYGKDLGDLDLLERLLPELVAVPGVSRVRVSYLQPAELRPGLLRAIATTPGVAPYFDLSFQHAAPGLLRRMRRFGGSEHFLALLDRVRAHAPTAGARSNVIVGFPGETEADVEELVAFLGAARLDAVGVFGYSDEDGTEGERLDGHVDDAEVAARVAHVSAVVDELVAQRAEERVGEDVEVLVEEAVDEDAPAHAGAQHHVVGRAAHQGPEVDGTTTVVLPVGVLAVPGELVRARVVAAEGADLVAAVEQR, from the coding sequence GTGGAGCGGACGGCCGAGCGCAGGGTGGCGATCACGAGCCTCGGGTGCGCGCGGAACGACGTCGACTCCGAGGAGCTCGCCGGGCGGCTGCTCGCCAACGGCTGGACGCTCGTGCCGGACCCGGCCGACGCCGACGTGGCCGTCGTCAACACGTGCGGCTTCGTCGAGCAGGCGAAGAAGGACTCCGTCGACACCCTGCTCGAGACCGCGGACCTCAAGGGCTCCGGGCGGACGCGGGCCGTCGTCGCCGTCGGCTGCCTCGCCGAGCGGTACGGCCAGGAGCTGGCCGACTCCCTGCCGGAGGCCGACGCCGTCCTCGGCTTCGACTCCTACGCCGACCTCCACCGGCACCTGCAGGACGTGCTCGACGGGCAGCGGCCCGCGAGCCACGTGCCGCGCGACCGCCGGACGCTGCTGCCGCTGGCGCCCGCCGCGCGGCAGGCGTCGCGTCCGGCCGGGACGACTGTCGGCACGTCGGTCGCCGGATCGACCGCCGGCGCGCCGCGGTCCGGGCCGCCGGTGCTGCGGGCCCGGCTCGACGACGCCCCCTGGGCGCCGCTGAAGATCGCCAACGGCTGCGACCGGCGGTGTGCCTTCTGCGCGATCCCCGCGTTCCGCGGCTCCTTCGTCTCCCGCCGCCCGACCGAGGTGCTCGACGAGGCACGGTGGCTCGCCGAGCGCGGCGCCCGTGAGCTGTTCCTCGTCAGCGAGAACACGACGAGCTACGGCAAGGACCTCGGGGACCTCGACCTGCTCGAGCGGCTGCTGCCGGAGCTCGTCGCCGTGCCCGGCGTCTCCCGCGTCCGGGTGTCCTACCTCCAGCCCGCCGAGCTGCGCCCCGGGCTGCTCAGGGCCATCGCGACCACACCCGGGGTGGCGCCGTACTTCGACCTGTCCTTCCAGCACGCCGCGCCCGGCCTGCTGCGGCGCATGCGTCGCTTCGGCGGGTCCGAGCACTTCCTCGCCCTGCTCGACCGGGTCCGGGCGCACGCACCGACCGCGGGTGCCCGCTCCAACGTCATCGTCGGGTTCCCGGGCGAGACCGAGGCCGACGTCGAGGAGCTCGTCGCGTTCCTCGGGGCCGCCCGGCTCGACGCGGTCGGGGTGTTCGGCTACTCCGACGAGGACGGCACCGAGGGGGAGCGGCTCGACGGTCACGTCGACGACGCCGAGGTGGCGGCCCGCGTCGCCCACGTCAGTGCGGTCGTCGACGAGCTGGTCGCGCAGCGCGCGGAGGAGCGGGTCGGTGAGGACGTCGAGGTGCTCGTGGAGGAGGCGGTCGACGAGGACGCCCCCGCGCACGCCGGTGCGCAGCACCACGTGGTCGGTCGTGCGGCCCACCAGGGGCCCGAGGTCGACGGCACCACCACCGTCGTCCTGCCGGTCGGTGTGCTGGCCGTGCCCGGCGAGCTCGTCCGCGCGCGGGTCGTGGCCGCCGAGGGCGCCGACCTCGTCGCGGCGGTGGAGCAGCGGTGA
- a CDS encoding NYN domain-containing protein codes for MAEHAPDPVDERHTPEFPLPPGDGPLDVLVWDAPNVDATLAQVIGAKPTAANRPRYDAIARWLVDTAGDHEVEGAVFANVPPAAAHGMRGWVEAVRAIGFAVFARPKLVDRDDVDLDMLAHVRHRAASGRLARLVVASGDGRNFLEPLEELAGHGVDVTVLSFFEVAGYAAQSPLLRFLDLEEVPGAFLEPLDRTRLDALPESGAWLRPTRSLREVAGEH; via the coding sequence GTGGCTGAGCACGCACCGGACCCCGTCGACGAGCGGCACACCCCCGAGTTCCCGCTCCCGCCGGGCGACGGCCCGCTCGACGTCCTCGTGTGGGACGCCCCGAACGTCGACGCCACACTCGCGCAGGTCATCGGGGCCAAGCCCACCGCGGCGAACCGTCCCCGCTACGACGCCATCGCCCGCTGGCTCGTCGACACCGCCGGGGACCACGAGGTCGAGGGCGCCGTGTTCGCCAACGTGCCGCCCGCGGCCGCGCACGGCATGCGCGGGTGGGTGGAGGCGGTCCGGGCCATCGGCTTCGCGGTGTTCGCCAGACCGAAGCTCGTCGACCGCGACGACGTCGACCTCGACATGCTGGCCCACGTCCGGCACCGTGCCGCCTCGGGCCGGCTCGCACGGCTCGTCGTCGCGAGCGGCGACGGGCGCAACTTCCTCGAGCCCCTCGAGGAGCTCGCGGGCCACGGGGTCGACGTCACGGTCCTGTCGTTCTTCGAGGTCGCGGGCTACGCCGCGCAGTCCCCGCTGCTCCGCTTCCTCGACCTCGAGGAGGTGCCCGGTGCCTTCCTCGAGCCCCTCGACCGGACCCGGCTCGACGCCCTGCCCGAGTCCGGTGCGTGGCTGCGTCCGACCCGCTCGCTGCGTGAGGTCGCGGGCGAGCACTGA
- a CDS encoding Lhr family helicase, producing the protein MPRRASSAASTRESAGPDPAAVLDRFSPATRDWFAAAFAAPTPAQLGAWEAVSGGEDALVVAPTGSGKTLAAFLWALDRLAVEPVPEPALRCRVLYVSPLKALAVDVERNLRSPLTGIRGSAGRLGLPVPDVRVGVRSGDTPTDERRRLAQSPPDVLITTPESLFLLLTSRARESLRGVRTVVLDEVHAVAGTKRGAHLAVSLERLDALLPGPAQRVGLSATVRPVDEVARYLSGGRPVRVVQPRSDKVLDVAVEVPVPDMADLGAPTGEVVGSAAGEEQRTSIWPAIHSRVVDLVDDHRATLVFTNSRRLAERVTAQLNEVWVDKHAPEGDTDDEDGPRSGPPADVMGQAGASAGAPAVLARAHHGSVSKEQRALIEDDLKTGRLPAVVATSSLELGIDMGAVDLVVQVESPPSVASGLQRVGRAGHQVGAVSRGIVLPKHRSDLVQAAVVAERMRSGQIEALHVLRSPLDVLAQQVVAMVAMDDWQVDDLYALVRRTASFADLPRGPFEATLDMLAGRYPSEEFAELRPRLVWDRVTDTLHGRPGAQRLAVTSGGTIPDRGLFGVFLAGGDGPGRRVGELDEEMVYETRVGDVVTLGASSWRVEDITRDQVLVTPAPGQPGRLPFWHGDAAGRPAELGRAVGAFVRELAGAAPAAARERARAAGLDAWAVDNLLAYLEEQRAATGHVPDDRTVLVERFRDELGDWRVCVHSPYGAQLHAPWALALAARFRERHGLDVQAMHGDDGIVLRLPDVEVGGWGTRGADDGPDGGDPWDTGGGAWPLAQEVHGVEVAELVVLDPDDVEDVVTQEVGGSALFASRFRECAARALLLPRRTPGRRQPLWQQRQRAASLLDVARRYPSFPIVLETVRECLQDVFDVPGLRTLMQDVAAGRVRVVEVETTTPSPMARSLMFGYVAQFLYEGDSPLAERRAAALSLDPQLLGELLGRGDGATLRDLLDPDAVQTLEAQLQRTATDRRAGDTEAVADLLRVLGPLTTAEVAARCDDPAAAEHRLAALENARRTVRVRIGGDEHHAAVEDAARLRDGLGVALPVGLPEAFLEAGPDPLGDLVARHARTHGPFTAEQVAARFALGVAVVRTALRRLEETGRVTSGQIRPLAAGGAVEDVDWCDAGVLRVLRRRSLAALHQEVEPVTAVELARFVPAWQHVASGPARGGLRGVDGLLRAVEQLAGARVPASALEQLVLPARVSDYAPAMLDELTSSGEVLWTGHGALPGGDGWVSLHPARTAHLTLPLAVGGAGGTGPDDAADPSDDVPTASDPAARERVLDLLSGGGAFFFRRLAEAAQLPDGAVVDLLWELVWAGLVTNDTLAPLRARVPVGPRRAGTRTSSRVRRGGRPRLRGPGAGGLTSPFGGGLGSAPTPPQGAGRWALVPTETRAAGAPTDATAATVRATALADLLLDRYGVVTRGSVVAEDVPGGFAAVYRVLAAMEEAGRVRRGYFVEGLGAAQFATVGAVDRLRAGSEGEASPDVRAGTDPARDLRRQALVLAATDPANVYGAALPWPEREGHRAGRKAGAVVVTVAGALALYLERGARSLLTYTDDESVLEAAAAALVGHVSDGQLGRVTVVRADGEGVLDAGSPVARALEAAGFRATPRGLRAG; encoded by the coding sequence CCGGTCCCGGAGCCGGCCCTGCGGTGCCGGGTCCTCTACGTGTCGCCGCTCAAGGCCCTCGCCGTCGACGTCGAGCGCAACCTGCGGTCGCCGCTCACCGGCATCCGCGGCAGCGCGGGGCGGCTCGGGCTCCCGGTCCCGGACGTCCGGGTGGGCGTCCGGTCCGGCGACACGCCGACCGACGAGCGGCGCCGGCTCGCGCAGAGCCCCCCGGACGTCCTCATCACGACACCGGAGTCGTTGTTCCTCCTCCTCACCTCGCGGGCTCGGGAGTCGCTGCGCGGGGTGCGGACGGTCGTCCTCGACGAGGTCCACGCCGTTGCGGGCACCAAGCGGGGCGCGCACCTCGCGGTGTCCCTCGAGCGGCTCGACGCCCTCCTGCCGGGGCCCGCGCAGCGGGTGGGTCTCTCCGCGACCGTGCGACCCGTCGACGAGGTCGCCCGGTACCTGTCCGGGGGGCGGCCGGTCCGGGTGGTGCAGCCGCGGTCGGACAAGGTCCTCGACGTCGCCGTCGAGGTGCCGGTGCCGGACATGGCCGACCTGGGTGCCCCGACGGGAGAGGTCGTCGGCTCCGCCGCCGGGGAGGAGCAGCGGACCTCCATCTGGCCGGCCATCCACTCCCGGGTCGTCGACCTCGTCGACGACCACCGCGCCACGCTCGTCTTCACGAACTCCCGGCGGCTCGCCGAGCGCGTGACGGCGCAGCTGAACGAGGTGTGGGTCGACAAGCACGCGCCCGAGGGCGACACGGACGACGAGGACGGCCCGCGGTCCGGCCCGCCCGCCGACGTGATGGGACAGGCGGGGGCCTCGGCGGGGGCGCCCGCGGTGCTCGCCCGCGCCCACCACGGCTCGGTGAGCAAGGAGCAGCGCGCGCTCATCGAGGACGACCTGAAGACGGGGCGGCTGCCCGCCGTCGTCGCCACGTCGAGCCTCGAGCTCGGCATCGACATGGGCGCGGTCGACCTCGTCGTGCAGGTGGAGTCCCCGCCGAGCGTCGCGAGCGGGCTGCAGCGCGTGGGCAGGGCAGGGCACCAGGTCGGGGCGGTGTCCCGCGGCATCGTCCTGCCCAAGCACCGCTCCGACCTCGTCCAGGCGGCCGTCGTCGCGGAGCGCATGCGGTCGGGGCAGATCGAGGCCCTCCACGTCCTCCGCTCCCCCCTCGACGTCCTGGCCCAGCAGGTGGTCGCGATGGTTGCGATGGACGACTGGCAGGTCGACGACCTGTACGCCCTCGTGCGCCGGACGGCCTCCTTCGCCGACCTGCCGCGCGGGCCGTTCGAGGCGACCCTCGACATGCTCGCGGGCCGCTACCCGAGCGAGGAGTTCGCCGAGCTGCGGCCGCGGCTCGTGTGGGACCGCGTCACCGACACCCTCCACGGCCGCCCCGGGGCGCAGCGGCTCGCCGTCACGTCCGGCGGCACCATCCCCGACCGGGGCCTCTTCGGGGTGTTCCTCGCCGGCGGCGACGGCCCGGGCCGTCGCGTCGGGGAGCTCGACGAGGAGATGGTGTACGAGACGCGGGTCGGGGACGTCGTCACCCTCGGCGCGAGCTCGTGGCGGGTGGAGGACATCACGCGCGATCAGGTGCTCGTCACACCTGCACCCGGTCAGCCGGGGCGGCTGCCGTTCTGGCACGGCGACGCCGCCGGGCGCCCCGCCGAGCTCGGCCGGGCCGTCGGGGCGTTCGTCCGCGAGCTCGCGGGCGCGGCGCCCGCGGCGGCCCGCGAGCGGGCACGGGCCGCGGGGCTCGACGCGTGGGCGGTCGACAACCTCCTCGCCTACCTCGAGGAGCAGCGCGCGGCCACGGGGCACGTGCCGGACGACCGGACCGTCCTCGTCGAGCGCTTCCGGGACGAGCTCGGCGACTGGCGGGTGTGCGTGCACTCCCCCTACGGCGCCCAGCTGCACGCGCCGTGGGCGCTCGCGCTGGCGGCCCGGTTCCGGGAGCGGCACGGCCTCGACGTCCAGGCGATGCACGGCGACGACGGGATCGTCCTCCGGCTTCCCGACGTCGAGGTCGGCGGCTGGGGCACCCGCGGCGCGGACGACGGCCCGGACGGCGGCGACCCGTGGGACACGGGCGGGGGCGCGTGGCCGCTCGCGCAGGAGGTGCACGGGGTCGAGGTCGCGGAGCTCGTCGTCCTCGACCCGGACGACGTCGAGGACGTCGTCACGCAGGAGGTGGGCGGGTCCGCGCTCTTCGCGTCCCGGTTCCGGGAGTGCGCCGCGCGCGCGCTCCTCCTGCCGCGGCGCACCCCCGGGCGGCGCCAGCCCCTGTGGCAGCAGCGACAGCGGGCCGCCTCCCTGCTCGACGTCGCCCGCCGCTACCCCAGCTTCCCGATCGTGCTGGAGACAGTCCGCGAGTGCCTGCAGGACGTCTTCGACGTCCCCGGGCTGCGGACCCTCATGCAGGACGTCGCCGCGGGCCGGGTGCGGGTCGTCGAGGTCGAGACGACGACGCCGTCGCCCATGGCGCGCTCGCTCATGTTCGGCTACGTCGCGCAGTTCCTCTACGAGGGCGACTCCCCGCTCGCCGAGCGCCGCGCCGCCGCGCTCTCGCTCGACCCGCAGCTGCTCGGTGAGCTGCTGGGCCGCGGGGACGGCGCGACCCTGCGGGACCTCCTCGACCCGGACGCCGTGCAGACGCTGGAGGCGCAGCTGCAGCGGACCGCGACCGACCGGCGTGCCGGCGACACCGAGGCGGTCGCCGACCTCCTGCGGGTGCTCGGCCCCCTCACGACCGCCGAGGTCGCCGCCCGCTGCGACGACCCGGCCGCCGCCGAGCACCGGCTCGCCGCGCTCGAGAACGCCCGTCGCACCGTACGGGTGCGCATCGGCGGCGACGAGCACCACGCAGCGGTGGAGGACGCCGCCCGCCTGCGGGACGGGCTCGGGGTCGCCCTGCCGGTCGGGCTGCCCGAGGCGTTCCTCGAGGCCGGCCCGGACCCCCTCGGGGACCTCGTCGCACGTCACGCCCGCACCCACGGGCCGTTCACCGCCGAGCAGGTGGCGGCCCGGTTCGCCCTCGGGGTCGCCGTGGTCCGCACGGCGCTGCGCCGCCTGGAGGAGACCGGCCGGGTGACGTCCGGGCAGATCCGCCCCCTCGCCGCGGGCGGCGCGGTCGAGGACGTCGACTGGTGCGACGCGGGCGTGCTGCGGGTGCTCCGACGTCGCTCGCTCGCGGCGCTGCACCAGGAGGTCGAGCCGGTCACCGCGGTCGAGCTCGCCCGCTTCGTGCCGGCCTGGCAGCACGTGGCGTCCGGGCCCGCGCGCGGGGGGCTGAGGGGCGTCGACGGACTGCTGCGCGCGGTCGAGCAGCTCGCGGGCGCACGGGTGCCCGCGAGCGCCCTCGAGCAGCTCGTGCTGCCCGCACGGGTGAGCGACTACGCCCCCGCCATGCTCGACGAGCTGACCTCCAGCGGCGAGGTGCTGTGGACCGGGCACGGGGCGCTGCCCGGCGGTGACGGCTGGGTGTCGCTGCACCCGGCCCGCACCGCCCACCTCACGCTGCCGCTGGCGGTCGGCGGCGCCGGCGGGACCGGCCCCGACGACGCAGCGGACCCCTCCGACGACGTGCCGACCGCCTCCGACCCGGCAGCCCGTGAGCGCGTGCTCGACCTGCTGTCCGGGGGCGGGGCGTTCTTCTTCCGCAGGCTGGCCGAGGCCGCGCAGCTGCCGGACGGCGCCGTCGTCGACCTCCTGTGGGAGCTCGTGTGGGCCGGGCTCGTGACGAACGACACCCTCGCCCCGCTGCGGGCCCGGGTACCGGTGGGGCCGCGCCGCGCAGGCACGCGGACGTCGTCGCGCGTGCGGCGCGGGGGCCGGCCGAGGCTGCGGGGTCCCGGGGCGGGTGGGCTCACGAGCCCGTTCGGCGGTGGCCTCGGGAGCGCGCCGACGCCGCCGCAGGGAGCGGGACGCTGGGCTCTCGTGCCGACGGAGACCCGCGCCGCAGGCGCACCGACCGACGCGACGGCGGCGACCGTCCGGGCGACGGCGCTGGCCGACCTCCTGCTCGACCGGTACGGCGTCGTGACGCGCGGCAGCGTCGTCGCGGAGGACGTCCCGGGCGGCTTCGCCGCCGTGTACCGGGTCCTCGCCGCGATGGAGGAGGCGGGGCGGGTCCGGCGCGGCTACTTCGTCGAGGGTCTCGGTGCCGCCCAGTTCGCCACCGTCGGCGCCGTCGACCGGCTGCGGGCCGGGAGCGAGGGCGAGGCGTCCCCCGACGTGCGCGCGGGGACCGACCCCGCACGCGACCTCCGGCGCCAGGCGCTGGTGCTGGCCGCCACCGACCCCGCGAACGTCTACGGGGCCGCCCTCCCGTGGCCGGAGCGGGAGGGGCACCGGGCCGGCCGCAAGGCCGGGGCGGTCGTCGTGACCGTGGCCGGCGCCCTCGCGCTCTACCTCGAGCGCGGCGCGCGGAGCCTCCTCACCTACACCGACGACGAGTCCGTCCTCGAGGCGGCCGCCGCCGCGCTCGTCGGCCACGTGAGCGACGGGCAGCTCGGTCGCGTCACGGTCGTCCGCGCCGACGGTGAGGGGGTGCTCGACGCAGGCTCCCCCGTGGCCCGGGCCCTCGAGGCCGCCGGGTTCCGCGCGACCCCGCGGGGCCTGCGGGCCGGCTGA
- the pgsA gene encoding CDP-diacylglycerol--glycerol-3-phosphate 3-phosphatidyltransferase: MSGRRVVDRGSFGRNANLPNALTLLRILLVPVFAWLLLADGGDDTSLRWWAAVVFVVAAATDRLDGWLARRQGSVTTFGIVADPIADKALTGAGFVGLSLLGILPWWVTAVVLVREVGVTVLRAVVIRHTVVPASRGGKLKTVLQTVALALLVAPLPELLRYAGWAVMVAAVVVTVVTGVQYAVAILGAARRHRAEVRTRAREAAERRRR; encoded by the coding sequence GTGAGCGGGCGGCGGGTGGTCGACCGGGGCTCCTTCGGGCGCAACGCCAACCTGCCCAACGCCCTCACGCTCCTGCGCATCCTCCTCGTGCCCGTCTTCGCGTGGCTGCTGCTCGCGGACGGCGGCGACGACACGAGCCTGCGCTGGTGGGCGGCCGTCGTCTTCGTCGTCGCGGCCGCGACGGACCGGCTCGACGGGTGGCTGGCGCGCCGGCAGGGCAGCGTCACGACGTTCGGCATCGTCGCGGACCCGATCGCCGACAAGGCGCTCACGGGGGCCGGGTTCGTCGGGCTCAGCCTGCTCGGCATCCTGCCGTGGTGGGTGACGGCGGTCGTCCTCGTCCGCGAGGTCGGGGTGACGGTGCTGCGCGCCGTCGTGATCCGGCACACCGTCGTCCCGGCCAGCCGCGGCGGGAAGCTCAAGACCGTGCTGCAGACCGTCGCCCTCGCCCTGCTCGTGGCGCCGCTGCCGGAGCTGCTGCGGTACGCGGGGTGGGCCGTCATGGTCGCAGCGGTCGTCGTCACCGTCGTCACCGGCGTCCAGTACGCGGTCGCCATCCTCGGCGCGGCCCGCCGGCACCGCGCCGAGGTGCGCACCCGGGCGCGGGAAGCGGCGGAGCGGCGCCGGCGTTGA